A single window of Candoia aspera isolate rCanAsp1 chromosome 3, rCanAsp1.hap2, whole genome shotgun sequence DNA harbors:
- the LOC134494742 gene encoding leucine-rich repeat protein SHOC-2-like produces MEPQWKYLAEHDPQYEGGKKLKLEGKVLMSIPRRLFALEGLKILEMSPERESCLKYRMALIPREIGHLRNLTLLYLDSNNLKKVPAEIGSLTKLERLTLSSNSLISLPEEIGGLHRLRSLHLANNCLTELPAPVCQLRNLVFLDATDNRIHTIPDSISQLQKLESLLLLYNSLKCLPRGLCFLKALNTLWVGHNKLTELPSDFGQLVNLDWGNNNCSGNFEGNPLKHPPPEVCSGGPAEIRNYFASQRK; encoded by the coding sequence ATGGAGCCACAGTGGAAATATCTGGCAGAACACGATCCTCAGTATGAAGGTGGGAAAAAACTCAAATTGGAAGGCAAGGTACTCATGTCTATTCCTCGCCGGCTGTTTGCACTGGAAGGGTTAAAGATTTTGGAGATGAGCCCAGAGCGAGAGAGCTGCCTCAAGTACAGGATGGCTCTCATCCCTCGTGAAATTGGTCACTTGAGGAACTTAACCTTACTCTACCTGGACTCTAACAACTTAAAAAAGGTTCCTGCTGAGATTGGCAGCTTGACCAAGTTAGAAAGGCTCACCCTTAGCAGCAACAGTTTAATTTCTCTGCCTGAAGAAATAGGAGGTCTCCACAGACTTCGCAGCCTACATCTAGCAAACAACTGCCTGACAGAACTTCCAGCACCCGTTTGTCAGCTGAGGAACCTAGTTTTCTTAGATGCAACTGATAATCGCATTCACACCATCCCAGACAGCATTTCCCAGCTACAGAAACTGGAGTCTCTACTTCTGCTTTACAATTCTCTCAAATGTTTGCCCAGAGGACTCTGCTTCTTAAAGGCCCTCAACACCCTCTGGGTTGGTCACAACAAGCTAACAGAGCTTCCTTCAGACTTTGGTCAGCTGGTTAATTTGGACTGGGGTAACAACAATTGCTCAGGCAATTTTGAAGGGAATCCATTGAAGCACCCACCCCCTGAAGTATGTAGTGGGGGACCTGCTGAAATCAGAAACTATTTTGCCTctcaaaggaaataa